A DNA window from Streptomyces parvus contains the following coding sequences:
- a CDS encoding acetate kinase, which translates to MTTTPSPDHESTAAPVEPHRVLVLNSGSSSVKYQLLDARDRSRLASGLVERIGEETSRLVHTPLTGGAEPRERTGKIADHEEALKAAAEELAADGLGLDSPELAAIGHRVVHGGLRFSAPTVVTDEVLKEIERLVPVAPLHNPANITGIRTAQALRPDLPQVAVFDTAFHTTMPEAAARYAIDVETADAHRIRRYGFHGTSHAYVSRKTAELLGKAPEEVNVIVLHLGNGASASAVAGGRCVETSMGLTPLEGLVMGTRSGDIDPAVTFHLKRVAGMSADEIDVLLNKRSGLVGLCGDNDMRVIRRRIDEGDERAALAFDIYIHRLKKYIGAYTAVLGRVDAVAFTAGIGENAAPVREAAIAGLEELGMAVDASLNSVRSSQPRLISPEYARVAVAVVPTDEELEIAEQTFALVSRGGATRPAHSDN; encoded by the coding sequence ATGACGACGACCCCCTCCCCCGATCACGAAAGCACGGCAGCCCCTGTGGAACCGCACCGCGTCCTCGTCCTCAACTCCGGCTCCTCGTCGGTGAAGTACCAGCTCCTCGACGCGCGCGACCGCTCGCGGCTCGCCTCGGGCCTGGTCGAGCGGATCGGCGAGGAGACCTCGCGTCTGGTGCACACGCCGCTGACCGGCGGCGCCGAGCCCCGGGAGCGTACGGGCAAGATCGCGGACCACGAAGAGGCGCTGAAGGCGGCGGCCGAGGAGCTGGCGGCGGACGGACTCGGCCTGGACTCCCCCGAACTCGCCGCGATCGGGCACCGGGTGGTGCACGGCGGGCTGCGGTTCAGCGCGCCGACGGTGGTCACCGACGAGGTGCTGAAGGAGATCGAGCGGCTGGTCCCGGTCGCCCCGCTGCACAACCCGGCGAACATCACCGGTATCCGCACCGCGCAGGCGCTGCGGCCCGACCTGCCGCAGGTGGCGGTGTTCGACACGGCGTTCCACACGACGATGCCGGAGGCGGCCGCGCGGTACGCGATCGACGTGGAGACCGCCGACGCGCACCGCATCCGCCGCTACGGCTTCCACGGCACCTCGCACGCGTACGTCTCGCGGAAGACGGCCGAGCTGCTGGGCAAGGCCCCCGAGGAGGTGAACGTCATCGTGCTGCACCTGGGCAACGGGGCGTCGGCCTCGGCGGTCGCGGGCGGGCGGTGCGTGGAGACCTCGATGGGGCTGACGCCTTTGGAAGGGCTCGTGATGGGTACGCGCTCCGGGGACATCGATCCGGCGGTCACCTTCCACCTGAAGCGGGTGGCGGGCATGTCGGCCGACGAGATCGACGTCCTGCTGAACAAGAGGAGCGGGCTGGTCGGCCTGTGCGGCGACAACGACATGCGGGTGATCCGCCGCCGGATCGACGAGGGCGACGAGCGGGCGGCGCTGGCCTTCGACATCTACATCCACCGGCTGAAGAAGTACATCGGCGCCTACACGGCGGTGCTCGGGCGGGTGGACGCGGTGGCGTTCACGGCGGGGATCGGGGAGAACGCGGCTCCGGTGCGGGAAGCTGCCATCGCGGGCCTGGAGGAGCTGGGCATGGCGGTGGACGCCTCGCTCAACTCCGTACGGTCGTCCCAGCCGCGGTTGATCTCGCCGGAGTACGCCCGGGTGGCGGTCGCCGTGGTGCCCACGGACGAGGAGCTGGAGATCGCCGAGCAGACGTTCGCGCTGGTCAGCCGGGGTGGCGCCACTCGCCCGGCACACAGCGACAACTGA
- a CDS encoding DUF6114 domain-containing protein has product MSPESTGQNEHHIRVYRRRFRAWRGDRPFWAGLFTMVGGVPIAYFPYANMHLGNVTLAMSTTAGAGSLIIGVLLVTLGLTMWFHSIVRVFAGVAAILLALISIPVANIGGFIVGFLFSLIGGALSISWAPGDQKSVEEAPRPDQPYEGRPEGELQGAAAVPQQQVTAFDTQAEAEGGRHRAG; this is encoded by the coding sequence ATGAGCCCCGAGTCCACAGGGCAGAACGAGCACCACATCCGCGTCTATCGGCGACGCTTCCGCGCCTGGCGGGGTGACCGGCCGTTCTGGGCCGGACTGTTCACCATGGTCGGTGGCGTTCCCATCGCCTACTTCCCGTACGCCAACATGCACCTCGGCAACGTGACGCTGGCCATGTCCACCACGGCCGGAGCCGGATCCCTGATCATCGGGGTCCTGCTGGTCACGCTGGGCCTGACGATGTGGTTCCACAGCATCGTGCGGGTGTTCGCCGGCGTCGCGGCGATTCTGCTCGCGCTGATCTCCATACCCGTCGCCAACATCGGCGGCTTCATCGTCGGATTCCTCTTCTCCCTCATCGGCGGAGCCCTGTCCATTTCCTGGGCGCCGGGAGACCAGAAGAGCGTCGAGGAGGCCCCGCGCCCGGACCAGCCGTACGAGGGGCGCCCCGAGGGGGAGCTCCAGGGCGCGGCTGCCGTACCGCAGCAGCAGGTCACCGCGTTCGACACGCAGGCGGAGGCCGAGGGCGGGAGGCATCGTGCGGGGTGA
- a CDS encoding ATP-dependent 6-phosphofructokinase produces the protein MRIGILTAGGDCPGLNAVIRSVVHRAVVGHGDEVIGFEDGFKGLLDGHVRPLDLNAVSGILARGGTILGSARLERDRLREAAENCEELTRRYGIDALIPIGGEGTLTAARMLADAGMPVVGVPKTIDNDISSTDRTFGFDTAVGVATEAIDRLKTTAESHQRVMVVEVMGRHAGWIALESGMAGGAHGICLPERPFQVDDLVKMVEERFARGKKFAVICVAEGAHPAEGSMPYAKGEIDQYGHERFQGIGNRLAIELETRLGKEARPVILGHVQRGGTPTAYDRVLATRFGWHAVEAVHRGDFGRMTALRGNDIAMVPLAEAVTQLKRVPAERMYEAESVF, from the coding sequence ATGCGCATCGGCATTCTCACCGCGGGCGGCGACTGCCCCGGCCTGAACGCAGTGATCCGGTCGGTCGTCCACCGGGCCGTCGTCGGCCACGGCGACGAGGTCATCGGCTTCGAGGACGGCTTCAAGGGGCTGCTCGACGGCCACGTCCGCCCCCTCGACCTCAACGCGGTCAGCGGCATCCTGGCCCGCGGCGGCACCATCCTCGGCTCGGCCCGCCTGGAGCGCGACCGGCTGCGCGAGGCCGCGGAGAACTGCGAGGAGCTGACCCGCCGTTACGGCATCGACGCGCTCATCCCGATCGGCGGCGAGGGCACGCTCACCGCGGCCCGCATGCTCGCCGACGCCGGAATGCCGGTCGTCGGCGTCCCGAAGACCATCGACAACGACATCTCCTCCACCGACCGCACGTTCGGGTTCGACACGGCGGTGGGCGTCGCGACCGAGGCCATAGACCGTCTGAAGACCACCGCCGAGTCCCACCAGCGGGTGATGGTCGTCGAGGTCATGGGCCGGCACGCCGGCTGGATCGCGCTGGAGTCCGGGATGGCCGGCGGCGCCCACGGCATCTGCCTGCCCGAGCGCCCCTTCCAGGTCGACGACCTGGTCAAGATGGTCGAGGAACGGTTCGCGCGCGGCAAGAAGTTCGCCGTCATCTGCGTCGCCGAGGGCGCCCACCCGGCCGAGGGCTCCATGCCGTACGCCAAGGGCGAGATCGACCAGTACGGCCACGAGCGTTTCCAGGGCATCGGCAACCGCCTCGCCATCGAGCTGGAGACCCGGCTCGGCAAGGAGGCCCGGCCGGTCATTCTCGGCCATGTCCAGCGCGGCGGCACGCCGACCGCGTACGACCGGGTGCTGGCCACCCGCTTCGGCTGGCACGCCGTGGAGGCCGTGCACCGCGGCGACTTCGGCCGGATGACCGCCCTGCGCGGCAACGACATCGCCATGGTCCCGCTCGCCGAGGCCGTCACCCAGCTGAAGCGGGTGCCCGCCGAGCGGATGTACGAGGCCGAGTCGGTCTTCTAG
- the pta gene encoding phosphate acetyltransferase — MARSVYVTGIDRGDGRQVVELGVMELLTRQVDRVGVFRPLVHDGPDRLYELLRARYRLSQSPATVYGLDYHEASAVQAEKGTDELVSRLVDRFHQVAREYEAVLVLGSDFAATQLPDELALNARLANEFGASVIAVVGGKGQSAESVRAETRNAYRAYAGLGCDVLAMVVNRVAAEDRAAIAERLAARLPVPVSVLPDDPALSAPTVAQITAALDGTVLLGDDSGLARDALDFVFGGAMLPNLLNALTPGCLVVTPGDRADLVVGSLAAHSAGTPPIAGVLLTLDERPGEEILTLAARLAPGTPVVSVAGGSFPTAAELFTLEGKLNAATPRKAETALGLFERHVDTAALLERISVARSGRVTPMMFEHELLEQARSDRKRVVLPEGAEERVLRAADVLLRRDVCDLTLLGDVDLIRKKAADLGIDLAETQLIDPHTSELRQTFAERYALLRAHRGVTVELAYDVVADVNYFGTLMVQEGLADGMVSGSVHSTAATIRPAFEIIKTKPDASIVSSVFFMCLADKVLVYGDCAVNPDPNAEQLADIAVQSAVTAARFGVEPRVAMLSYSTGTSGSGADVDKVREATERVRAERPDLRVEGPIQYDAAVEPSVAATKLPGSDVAGQATVLIFPDLNTGNNTYKAVQRSAGAVAVGPVLQGLRKPVNDLSRGALVQDIVNTVAITAIQAQSEERPA, encoded by the coding sequence GTGGCGCGGAGCGTGTACGTGACCGGGATCGACCGGGGGGACGGCCGCCAGGTCGTCGAGCTGGGAGTCATGGAGCTTCTGACGCGTCAGGTGGACCGGGTCGGGGTCTTCCGCCCCCTGGTCCATGACGGCCCCGACCGGCTCTACGAGCTGCTGCGGGCCCGCTACCGGCTCTCCCAGAGCCCGGCCACCGTCTACGGCCTGGACTACCACGAGGCCTCCGCCGTGCAGGCGGAGAAGGGCACCGACGAGCTGGTCTCGCGGCTCGTCGACCGGTTCCACCAGGTGGCCAGGGAGTACGAGGCGGTCCTCGTGCTGGGCAGCGACTTCGCGGCCACCCAGCTCCCCGACGAGCTGGCGCTGAACGCCCGGTTGGCCAACGAGTTCGGGGCCTCCGTGATCGCGGTGGTCGGCGGCAAGGGGCAGAGCGCGGAGTCCGTGCGCGCCGAGACCCGTAACGCCTACCGCGCCTACGCCGGTCTGGGCTGCGACGTGCTGGCCATGGTGGTGAACCGGGTCGCCGCCGAGGACCGCGCGGCGATAGCGGAGCGGCTGGCGGCCCGGCTGCCCGTCCCCGTCTCCGTACTGCCGGACGACCCGGCGCTCTCGGCCCCCACCGTCGCCCAGATCACCGCGGCGCTGGACGGCACGGTGCTGCTCGGCGACGACTCCGGGCTGGCACGCGACGCGCTGGACTTCGTCTTCGGCGGGGCCATGCTGCCGAACCTCCTGAACGCGCTGACGCCCGGCTGCCTGGTGGTCACCCCCGGGGACCGGGCGGACCTGGTGGTGGGCTCGCTGGCCGCGCACAGCGCGGGCACCCCGCCCATCGCGGGCGTACTGCTGACCCTGGACGAGCGCCCCGGCGAGGAGATACTCACGCTGGCCGCCCGGCTCGCACCGGGGACCCCGGTCGTCTCGGTGGCCGGCGGATCCTTCCCCACCGCCGCCGAACTCTTCACCCTCGAAGGCAAATTGAACGCGGCGACCCCGCGCAAGGCGGAGACCGCCCTCGGTCTGTTCGAGCGCCACGTCGACACCGCCGCGCTGCTGGAGCGGATCTCCGTGGCCCGCAGCGGCCGGGTCACGCCGATGATGTTCGAGCACGAGCTGCTGGAGCAGGCCCGCTCCGACCGCAAGCGCGTGGTGCTGCCGGAGGGCGCCGAGGAGCGGGTGCTGCGCGCCGCCGACGTGCTGCTGCGCCGGGACGTCTGCGACCTCACGCTCCTCGGCGATGTGGACCTGATCCGCAAGAAGGCCGCCGACCTCGGCATCGACCTCGCGGAGACCCAGCTGATCGACCCGCACACCTCGGAGCTGCGGCAGACCTTCGCCGAGCGGTACGCGCTTCTGCGCGCGCACCGCGGGGTGACGGTGGAGCTGGCGTACGACGTGGTGGCGGACGTGAACTACTTCGGCACGCTGATGGTGCAGGAAGGGCTGGCCGACGGGATGGTGTCCGGCTCGGTGCACTCCACGGCGGCCACGATCCGCCCGGCGTTCGAGATCATCAAGACCAAGCCGGACGCGTCGATCGTCTCCTCCGTCTTCTTCATGTGCCTGGCCGACAAGGTCCTCGTGTACGGGGACTGCGCGGTCAACCCGGACCCGAACGCCGAGCAGCTCGCGGACATCGCGGTGCAGTCGGCGGTGACGGCGGCCCGCTTCGGCGTGGAGCCGCGCGTGGCGATGCTGTCGTACTCCACCGGGACCTCCGGCTCCGGCGCGGACGTGGACAAGGTGCGCGAGGCGACCGAGCGGGTGCGGGCGGAGCGGCCCGACCTGCGGGTGGAGGGGCCGATCCAGTACGACGCGGCGGTCGAGCCGTCCGTCGCGGCGACGAAGCTCCCGGGCTCCGACGTGGCGGGCCAGGCGACCGTGCTGATCTTCCCGGACCTGAACACCGGCAACAACACGTACAAGGCCGTGCAGCGCTCGGCGGGCGCGGTGGCGGTCGGCCCGGTCCTCCAGGGGCTGCGCAAGCCCGTCAACGACCTCTCGCGCGGCGCGCTCGTCCAGGACATCGTCAACACGGTGGCGATCACGGCGATCCAGGCGCAGAGCGAGGAGCGCCCCGCATGA
- a CDS encoding DUF6230 family protein produces the protein MGSQVRGGTRWKRFALVMVPSVAATAAVGIGLAQGALAASFSVSGQEFKVKAKELEGWDFVQYGSVASGKTLDGKAQHAPVAVSGFSKAYITNMCQSVVTPNLPFGLGNVTLQLTAGTGDEKVYAKDLYLDVSELGADATFKNIDIGVAAGSLPKDDTKPGIQPGTQANPNGFSQRADKALLTNVEQKAWATTAGTFKLPDLSLKLVSGVKECY, from the coding sequence ATGGGTTCCCAGGTTCGCGGTGGGACGAGATGGAAGCGGTTCGCTCTGGTCATGGTGCCGAGCGTCGCCGCGACGGCCGCGGTGGGCATAGGCCTGGCCCAGGGTGCGCTGGCGGCTTCGTTCAGCGTTTCCGGCCAGGAGTTCAAGGTCAAGGCCAAGGAGCTGGAGGGCTGGGACTTCGTCCAGTACGGCAGCGTGGCGTCGGGCAAGACGCTGGACGGCAAGGCGCAGCATGCGCCCGTCGCGGTGTCCGGCTTCAGCAAGGCCTACATCACCAACATGTGCCAGTCGGTGGTGACGCCGAACCTGCCGTTCGGGCTGGGTAACGTCACCCTCCAGCTGACGGCCGGCACCGGCGACGAGAAGGTCTACGCCAAGGACCTCTACCTGGATGTCTCGGAGCTGGGCGCGGACGCCACGTTCAAGAACATCGACATCGGCGTCGCGGCGGGCTCGCTGCCCAAGGACGACACCAAGCCCGGCATCCAGCCGGGAACGCAGGCCAACCCGAACGGCTTCTCCCAGCGCGCGGACAAGGCACTGCTGACGAATGTCGAGCAGAAGGCATGGGCGACGACGGCGGGTACGTTCAAGCTCCCCGACCTGTCGCTGAAGCTGGTCTCCGGCGTCAAGGAGTGCTACTAG
- the pyk gene encoding pyruvate kinase encodes MRRSKIVCTLGPAVDSHEQLVALIEAGMSVARFNFSHGSHEEHQGRYDRVRKAAAETGRAVGVLADLQGPKIRLAKFAEGPVELVRGDEFTITSEDVPGDKSICGTTYKGLPGDVVKGDPILINDGNVELKVVAVEGPRVKTIVIEGGVISDHKGINLPGAAVNVPALSEKDVDDLRFALRMGCDLVALSFVRDANDVKDVHKVMDEEGRRVPVIAKVEKPQAVEHMEGVVMAFDGVMVARGDLAVEYPLEKVPMVQKRLIELCRRNAKPVIVATQMMESMITNSRPTRAEASDVANAILDGADAVMLSAESSVGAYPIETVKTMSKIVCAAEEELLAKGLQPLVQGKKPRTQGGSVARAACEIADFLDGKALVAFTQSGDTARRLSRYRTAQPILAFTTDENTRNQLALSWGVESHVVPHADNTDAMVDLVDAELLKLNRYNNGDTMIITAGSPPGIPGTTNMVRVHHLGGGERD; translated from the coding sequence ATGCGCCGTTCCAAAATCGTCTGTACCCTCGGTCCCGCCGTCGACTCGCACGAGCAGCTCGTCGCTCTGATCGAGGCCGGCATGAGCGTGGCCCGTTTCAACTTCAGCCACGGCTCCCACGAGGAACACCAGGGCCGTTACGACCGTGTCCGCAAGGCGGCCGCCGAGACCGGCCGCGCGGTGGGCGTGCTCGCCGACCTCCAGGGCCCGAAGATCCGGCTGGCGAAGTTCGCCGAGGGCCCGGTCGAGCTGGTCCGCGGGGACGAGTTCACCATCACCTCCGAGGACGTCCCCGGCGACAAGTCGATCTGCGGCACGACCTACAAGGGTCTGCCCGGCGACGTCGTCAAGGGCGACCCGATCCTGATCAACGACGGCAACGTCGAGCTGAAGGTCGTCGCGGTCGAGGGCCCCCGGGTGAAGACCATCGTCATCGAGGGCGGCGTCATCTCCGACCACAAGGGCATCAACCTGCCCGGTGCGGCGGTCAACGTCCCGGCCCTGTCCGAGAAGGACGTCGACGATCTGCGCTTCGCCCTGCGGATGGGCTGCGACCTGGTCGCCCTCTCCTTCGTCCGGGACGCGAACGACGTCAAGGACGTGCACAAGGTGATGGACGAGGAGGGCCGCCGGGTCCCCGTCATCGCCAAGGTGGAGAAGCCGCAGGCGGTCGAGCACATGGAGGGCGTCGTCATGGCGTTCGACGGTGTGATGGTGGCCCGTGGCGACCTGGCGGTCGAGTACCCGCTGGAGAAGGTCCCGATGGTGCAGAAGCGCCTCATCGAGCTGTGCCGCCGCAACGCCAAGCCGGTGATCGTGGCGACCCAGATGATGGAGTCGATGATCACCAACTCGCGGCCGACCCGCGCCGAGGCGTCCGACGTCGCCAACGCGATCCTGGACGGCGCGGACGCGGTCATGCTGTCCGCCGAGTCCTCGGTGGGCGCGTATCCGATCGAGACGGTCAAGACGATGTCGAAGATCGTCTGCGCCGCCGAGGAGGAGCTGCTCGCCAAGGGCCTCCAGCCGCTGGTCCAGGGCAAGAAGCCGCGTACGCAGGGCGGTTCGGTGGCCCGTGCGGCCTGCGAGATCGCGGACTTCCTCGACGGCAAGGCCCTGGTCGCCTTCACCCAGTCCGGCGACACCGCCCGGCGCCTCTCCCGCTATCGCACGGCCCAGCCGATCCTGGCCTTCACCACGGACGAGAACACCCGCAACCAGCTTGCCCTGAGCTGGGGCGTCGAGTCGCACGTCGTCCCGCACGCGGACAACACCGACGCGATGGTCGACCTGGTCGACGCGGAGCTGCTCAAGCTGAACCGCTACAACAACGGCGACACGATGATCATCACGGCCGGTTCGCCCCCCGGCATCCCCGGCACCACCAACATGGTCCGGGTGCACCACCTGGGCGGCGGCGAGCGGGACTGA